Sequence from the Acidobacteriota bacterium genome:
GCCTGCTCCATCGCCATCATTCTTGCAGAATGTTCAGCAGTAGCAGATTCCATCAAAATGTTGAAGACAAGAAATTCTACATATTTTGGCATAAGTTCATTGAAAATCTCCCGCGGTTCCGGCTCATAAATATAATCAATCATCACTTCTTCAGTTTCCCATTTGGGAACTGGCAATAACTTTTCCCATACAATTTTCTGTCTTATCAATGACTCAAATTTATTATATATTACATAAATTGCATCTGTTTTCCTGTTCTCGTAAAGCTCAATTATTTTTTTGGATATATCAAGAGTTTTCTCATAATTTATCTTAAAAAATAAGTCTATCCATACATGCCTTATGGGATAAGGTCTTTTTCTGAAAAAATCTCTTCCTTTTTTCCCTATCAAAATCAAATTAATTTTTGATTCTTTAGTCTTTTCCTCGATAAATTCATGGGAAAATTTTATAATGTTTGAATTGAAAGCACCGCATAATCCTTTATCTCCGGTAACAATAACTACATCAACCGATTTCTCTTCCCTTACCTCGAGCAAAGGATGGAGAGAAGTAACAACTCTTGAGGAAAGGCTTCTGATAACATCTTTTAACTTTTCAGAATAAGGCCTTGATGATAAAAGTGTTTTCTGAGTTCTTTTTAATTTTGCAGCAGAAACTGTTTTCATCGCACTTGTCATCTGTTGAGTATTTTTTATGCTTCTGATCTTTCTCCTATAATCTAAAAGTGTTGGCATTACTTATTTTGTCTGCCTTTAAATTCTTCGGTAAATCTTTTGATTGATAGATCTAATCTCTTCTCCAAATCCTCATCCAGATCCTTTTTCTCCCGGAGCTCATTAAAAATTTCAGGAAAATTTGTCTCAATGTATTTATACAATTCTTCTTCATAGAAGTTAATCTTTTCTATTTCCAGGTCATCGAGAAATCCGTGTGTTCCTGCATAAATTATAACTATCTGGTTTTCCACAGGATAAGGTTTATATTGATCCTGCTTTAGAATTTCTGTAAGTTTTTCCCCCCGATTTAATTGAGCTATTGTTGCTTTATCAAGGTCAGAACCAAACTGGGCAAATGTGGCAAGTTCCCGGTATTGAGCAAGGTCAAGTCTTAAAGTTCCAGCAACCTTTTTCATCGCTTTAATCTGAGCATTTCCACCAACTCTTGAGACTGAAATTCCTACATTTATAGCTGGTCTTATTCCAGCGTTGAATAAATCAGGTTCTAAATAAATCTGACCATCTGTTATAGAAATAACATTTGTTGGAATGTACCCTGAAACATCGCCAGCTTGAGTCTCTATTATAGGCAATGCAGTAAGAGAGCCTCCTCCCATATGATCATTAAGTTTAGCTGCCCTTTCTAAAAGCCTGGAATGTAAATAAAACACATCTCCAGGATATGCTTCTCTTCCTGGGGGTCTTCTGAGAAGAAGAGAAATTTCTCTGTAAGCTGCAGCATGCTTGGAAAGGTCATCGTAAATTAATAGAGAGTGCTTCCCTCTATCCCGAAAGTATTCACCCATGGCACATCCTGCATAAGGAGCAAGGTACTGCATTGTAGTGGGATCAGATGCTGATGCCACTACTACAATCGAATAATCCATTGCTCCTGAATCCTCGAGTATTTTTATCACCTGAGCCACTGTTGATTTTTTCTGACCTATTGCTACATATATGCATATCACATCTGAATTTTTTTGATTTAAAATTGTATCGATTGCAATAGCTGTTTTCCCTGTCTGTCTATCTCCAATTATTAGCTCTCTCTGTCCTCTCCCAATGGGAATCATAGCATCAATAGCTTTAATCCCTGCCTGAAGAGGTTCTTTAACGGGGAGTCTATCAACAACACCAGGAGCAATCCTTTCCACAGGCATAAAAACATTTGTTTTTACCGGTCCTTTTCCATCGAGGGGATTTCCAAGAGGATCAACAACTCTCCCTATTAAAGCTTCTCCAGCTGGAACAGACATAATCTTGTGAGTTCTCTTAATGAGGTCTCCTTCTTTAATTTTATGGGTCTCACCTAAAAGGACAGCTCCCACATTATCTTCTTCAAGGTTTAATGCAATACCTCTAACTCCATTGGGAAACTCCAGCATCTCGTTGTACATCACCATATCAAGTCCATGGATTCTGGCAATGCCATCACCCACTGAAATTACTATCCCCACTTCTTCAATATCAATATCCAATTTGTAATTCTCGATCTGACTCTTTATTATTTTACTTATTTCATCTGCTCTGATTTCCATTCTTTTTCTCCTGTTATTCTATCTTTAAGTCTTATTAGATTTCCTTTTATTGTTCCGTCATAAAATACATTTCCTTTTTTTATCTTCAACCCTCCAATGATAGAAGGGTCTGTTTTAAAATTAGAAATTATCTTTCCTTTTAAAATTTTTTCAAGCTTAGCTATTATCTGCTTTTTCTGTTCTGTTTTCAAGAGAAAAGCAGAATATATCTCTAATTTATGTATGGCTTTCTTTTGATACCATAAATCTTCATAACTCATGACGATTTCTTTCAGTAAATTTACTCTTCCTTTTTCTTCAACAAGATAAAGAAAATTTTTAGTTTTTTCTGAAAAATTAAAATATTCTCCAATTTTCTTTAAAACCTCTCCTTTAATTTTTCTCGGAAAAAAAGGAGATTCTAAAAATGAAATCAGCTCCTCAGAGCTCTTAAATATTTCTAAAATTTTATTCAATTCTCCATGTATTATTTTCCATTCTTTCTCAGAAGATGTAGCTCTCACCAATCCCATCGCATATCTTCTTGCTACTACTTCACTCTTCATTATTAAATCTCCTTTAAATCTTCCAAGACTTTGGTAATTATTTTCTCTTGCTGATCTTTATCCAGTGTTTTTTTCATTTTTTCTTCTGCCAGAGCTATTGAAAGCTGAGAACCATATTCTTTTAGCTCATCCATTGCTTTCTTTGCATGGGTTTCAATTTCCTTCTTAACAGATCTCAGGATTTTCTCTCTTTCTACCTCGGCTTCCTTTAATAATTTTTTCTTCTCCTCTATTCCTTCCTCCTCTGCCTTCTTCTTCATCCCTTTTATCTCTTCTCTTATTCTCTCAAGTCTCCTTTCAATTGATCTTAATCTTTCCTCTGCTTCTTTTTTGAGATTTTCTGAGCTTTCGATTCTTTCTTTTATTTTATCCCCTCTACCTTTCAAAAAATTTATCAATGATTTTCTAATTAAAAGGAATATGAAACCAAAAAGGATAACAAAATTAAAAGTTTTTCCAAGAAAATCAAACCATGCTGATCTGTGGGCTTCACCTTCGCTCATTCCGAAAATATCTATGGACGAGCACACTGAAAAGAAAATAAATAAAACTAATACAAGCCTGGTGTGCTGTCCCGTAAACATCTTCATAAACAAAAAATCTTTCCTACAGCACACTGAAGGGGCATGGGGAAGAGGCTTCCCCATGTCTGGGGGGTGCTCAGCGAAGCGTCTAAGGGGGGCTTGCCCCCATAGGGAAAGTGTCTTGTCGCATAAAAATAAAAAAAGATATTTAAGTGACAAGACACTCGCTTTCATATTTTTAAAAAACTCTCCACTATCATTTCTGAAATCTCATCGGCTTCCTTTTCTAACTTTTTTATAGCCTCTCTTTTTTGATTATCTATTTTTTTTAATTCCTCTTTCAGCATTTTCTCCGATAAAGCTTTTGCCTCATTTATTATTCTCTCAATTTCAGTCTGGGTTTTGTTTCTAATATTTTCCTTAATCTCTGAAGCTTCAATTCTTGCCTGGCTCAGTTTATCATTTAAAAACGATAATTTTTCCTCATAAATAGAAACTATTTCAGAAACCTTTTTTTCATTCTTAGAAATTAGACTCTCCCTGCCCTCTTTTATTTTCGAAACAGAATTGAAGTAAACTTTTTGCATGAAAAAGGTAAGAATGCCTATTATCAATGCAATAGCGAACAGCGACAGATCTAAAGAAATCATAAAACCATTTAATTTTTTAGCATTTTTGCACTCTAAAGTCAATTTCTCTCTATTGTATCATCAACATTTTTAACATAGAGCCTAAACCTATTTTCATGTCACACCAGAGAGACAAAGAGAATTTAAGTAAATTGTGTTTGATTCAAGTATTTTAAATAGGATTCAGATTAAACGAAATTCTTTAGTTAGTCGCAGGTACTGCAGCTTGTCATCTTACATGAAGAGCAAGAATTGGAAGAAGAAACACTGCTTTCAAACTTATCTCCTCCTGCTATGCCAAAAGGAGAGTAAAGTTTTTTTAAACTTTTACCCTTACATTTCGGACATTCTATAATCTGGTCTGATTTTAATATGATAACCTCAAATTTCTCATTGCACTCATTACAACTAAATTCATATATTGGCATAAATATTATATTAAAACATTTCCCTCTAATTGTCAAAAAAATTCTTTTGTCCGGAAGCATTTCCAATTTCGTGATGGAAGATAAAATGCTCATTTACGAGTGTTATTCCGAATCCTGAAAGTGTCATGCTGAAACAAGTTCAGCATGACATTTTCTGTCTTCATCACGGAAAAGGAGATGCTTACTGAATGTCAAATAATATTTGCAAATGTTTAAATTCGTGGTAAAATTTTAAATTAGAGGGTTTTAATGAATGGGAAAAAAAAGTCTACATTAAAAAGTGCTCTTTTTTGGATAGTAACAGGGATTATCATCATTCTATTGTGGAGCTTATTGCAGAGTCCAGCGAAGAAGAAACAAGAACTAAAATTCAGTGAATTTCTTGATGAGGTTACTCTTGGAAAAATAAACGAAGTAACAATCAGTGGCTCTGAAATAAAAGGTTCTTATGAGGATGGAACTGCTTTTAAAACAACAGCTCCACCTCAGTATAATGACCTTGTCAAGATCTTAAGAGAGCATAAAGTAATAATATCAGTAAAAGACACATCTCAGAGCCCCATATTTTCCTATATATTTACATGGGCACCACTTATTATCCTCGTTGTTTTCTGGATTCTTTTTATGAGACAGATGCAAAGTGGTGGAAACAAAGCCCTTTCGTTTGGAAAAAGCAGAGCTAAACTTTTTTCTGAGTCGGGCAAAAAGGTAACATTTAGAGATGTTGCTGGTGTTGATGAAGCAAAGGAAGAATTACAAGAAATAATCGAATTTCTTAAAGATCCCCAGAAATTTCAAAGACTTGGAGGCAGAATTCCAAAGGGTGTGCTTCTTGTCGGTCCACCAGGAACAGGAAAAACATTGCTTGCAAAAGCGGTAGCTGGAGAAGCAGATGTGCCTTTTTTCTCCATTAGCGGTTCAGATTTTGTTGAAATGTTTGTGGGAGTTGGTGCATCAAGGGTGAGAGATTTATTTGACCAAGGGAAAAAGCATGCACCCTGTCTAATTTTCATAGATGAAATAGATGCTGTGGGAAGAGAAAGAGGTGCTGGACTTGGCGGTGGGCATGACGAAAGAGAACAAACTTTAAATGCTCTCCTTGTGGAGATGGACGGATTCGATTCCAATGAAGGAATAATTTTAATAGCTGCCACAAACAGACCCGACATTTTAGATCATGCCCTTTTAAGGCCTGGAAGATTTGACAGAAGAATTGTTGTAAACAAGCCGGATGTTAAAGGAAGGGAAGAAATATTAAAAGTTCACACAAGAAAAATTCCCCTCGATAAAGATACAGATTTAAAATTAATTGCCAGAACAACTCCTGGTTTCTCAGGAGCAGATTTAGCTAACATGGTGAATGAAGCTGCTCTAAATGCAGCAAGGTATGGTAAAAAAGCCGTTCAAATGAAAGATTTCGAACATGCCAAGGATAAGGTACTTATGGGTGCGGAGAGAAAAAGCTTGATAATTTCAGACGAAGAAAAGAAAAATACTGCATTTCATGAAGCAGGGCATGCATTGGTAGCATCGGTTCTCCCTGAAGCTGACCCGATCCATAAAGTTTCAATAATTCCAAGAGGACTTGCCCTCGGAGTTACTCAACAATTACCCCTTGATGACAGGTACACATACAATAAAGAATATTTAGAAGCCCAGATTTCAGTTCTATCTGCTGGTAGAATCGCTGAAGAAATAGGTCTTGGAAATATGACCACCGGAGCTGGCAATGATTTTGATGTAGCCACAGAGATAGCTCGAAAAATGGTATGTCAATGGGGTATGTCAGATTTAGGCCCAATAACATTTGGGGAAAGAGATGACCTTGTATTTCTTGGCAGAGATTTGACAATGAGAAGAGACTTCAGTGAAGAAACAGCGCAAAAAATCGATGAAGAGGTAAAGAAAATCATTATGAGAAATTATGAAAGAGCAAGAAATATATTATCGGAGAAAAAAGACAAACTCTTCAAGATTGCAGAAACATTACTCGAAAAAGAAGTGTTAACATCAGATGAAATTAATGCTATTTTAGAGACAAAACCAAAAACTGAAAAAGCCCAGAGAAAGAAAACAAGAGAAACATCTTCGCCGGAAATGGCCGGAGAGATTCCTTCGAAATGAGGGAAATTTTCTCGATAAAATTTAAAAGTAGACAACTCATTCTTGGAAAAGAAACAAAAATAATGGGAATCCTGAATGTAACACCCGATTCTTTCTCTAATGGAGGTGATTATTTCAGTACTGAAAAAGCTATAGAAAAGGGAACCCAGATGGAGGAAGAAGGAGCTGAAATAATTGATATAGGTGGAGAAAGCACAAGACCTGGTTCCGAGCCGACTCCTCTGGAAGAGGAAAGAAAAAGAGTAATACCTGTACTAAAAGAATTGAGGAAAAAAGTAAATTGTTTCATTTCCGTGGATACCTATAAAGCAAGAATAGCTGAAGAAGCTTTTGATTGGGGAGCAGATATGATCAATGATATAAGTGGATTGAGGTTTGACAAGGAAATGATAAAAATTATAAAAAAAGAGAGTTGTCCTTTCGTTATTATGCATATGAAAGGAACTCCTAAAACCATGCAGGACAATCCTGTTTATGAGAATCTTTTCGAAGAAATTGAAAATTTTTTTTATGAAAGGATAAACTTTCTCAGTTTAAACGAAATAGATCTAAACAAAGTTATTATAGATCCAGGAATAGGTTTCGGAAAATCATACGAGAACAATCTCAGAATCATAAAAAACCTTAATTTTTTGGAAAAATTTAAAAGACCTGTTCTTATTGGAGTTTCAAGAAAATCTTTTATAGGTAAGATTCTCAACCTTCCCCCAAAAGAAAGAGTTGAGGGATCGATTGCAGCATCAATAATTTCAGTAATAAATGGTGCTCATATTCTCAGATCCCATGATGTAAAATCAATAAAAAGAGCAATAAAAACAGCGGAAGAAATATTATATTCATAAGACAAAAAATGGAAACCCTTCTTCATCTTTTATCGAAGTTTAGTCTTGCTGATATTTTCGATATTCTTATTGTTGCATTTCTTATTTACAATTTTCTTCTCCTGATAAAGGAAACAAAAGCTTATCAGATGACAATAGGACTTTTTATCATTGGCTTTGCCTATATAATTTCAAAACTGATTAATCTTCGTGCTTTCAACTGGCTGATAAGAAATTTCATCCCATACCTTATATTCGCACTAATTGTCCTGTATCAGGCAGAAATAAGAAAATTTTTAGCTGACATTGGCTCAAAAAAACTTTTCAGACCATTTGTTCCCAAACCTTCAGAAAAGAGCATAAAAGAAATATCTGCTGCGGTTGAGTATCTCTCATCCCAGAGGATAGGCGCCCTAATAGGAATTGAAAGAGAAATATCTCTTAAAAGCTTTGCGGAAAAAGGTATACCCATAAATGCAAATATATCAAAAGATTTAATAGTGAACATATTTTACCCGAGAACCCCTTTACACGATGGAGCTATAATAATTCAGAAAAATAAAATAACCGCAGCGGGATGCCTTCTCCCCTTTCCTTCTCATCATTCTTATGGTGAAGAGCTAAAGATAAAAACAAGACATTTGGCTGCTATTGGACTTTCTCAGGAGACGGATGCAATAGTTGTAGTTGTGTCAGAAGAAAATGGCTCGATATCTCTTGCATCCAGAGGGAATCTTATAAGAAATTTAACAAGGGATGAGCTTGAAGAAAGGATGATAAAATTAATAGGTATTGAATGAAGAATATCATAAAGAATTTTTTTAAGGAAAACATTGAAATTAAAATTATTTCGATTGTGCTTGCATTCCTGATATGGTTTACAATTGGTAAAGATGAAAAATCTTTTTCTGATATCTACATTCCTGTTCCAATCGAACTAAAAAACATTCCAAATAATTTGGAAATTATCGGAACCTCTGTAAAAAATGCTGAGATAAGAATTCGAGCCCCGGAAAGAATAATAAGGAATTTAAATCCAGACAAAATCTCACTAAAATTAAACCTTGAAAAAGCGAAAGAAGGAACACAATGGTTTAAAATTTCTGATGAAGATATAATCATTCCTGAGGAAGCAGAAATAGTTAAAATAAACCCGTCGATGATTCAGATTACTTTTGACACCATTCAAGAAAAATATGTAGACATTAAACCAGTTATAACTGGAAAAATGGCGAAGGGGTTAAAGTTAAAGAGTGTAACTGTGTTTCCAAACAAAACTAAAGTATCTGGGCCCAAGACAAGATTTAAAGACGGGATGAACGTTAAGACTGATTCTATAAATCTATCCCAATTAAATTCTTCGATAGAAATGAAGGTAAATATTTTTCCTCCCAATCAATATTTAAGGCTTTTGGATGATAAATTTGTGATAGTAAAAATAGAAATCGAAAAGACAAACGAGGAATAGAATGTCAAAATATTTCGGAACAGATGGCTTAAGAGCAAAAGCAGGAGAATTTCCTTTAGATTATGATTCTTTGTATATAATCGGGCAAATACTCACTGAAATATTTGAAGAGAGAGGAATTAAAAAAAATGTCCTGATTGGAAAAGACACAAGAGAATCGGGTTCCTGGATAGAAGCATCACTTTGCTCGGGGATAAAATCAAAAAATGGGAAAGTTTATCTTGCTGGAATAATTCCAACCTCAGCCATATGTTACTTAACAAGAAAATTTAATTTTTCCGCGGGGATATCTATATCAGCTTCTCACAATCCCTATGAAGATAATGGAATAAAAATATTCGGTTCTGATGGGATAAAGATTGAGGATGAAATTGAAGAGGAGATCGAAAAAAGATTAATCGAAAGAAAGAGGTCAAAGATAAAAAGAGAAGAAATTATCGAAGATAAAAAATTCTCTTCGGAATATTTTAATTTTCTCAAAAAAGTAGGAGAAGGGCTAAATGGGGATAACCTGAAAATTGTTGTGGACTGTGCGAATGGAGCAGCATCAAATTTTGCCCCTATCCTATTTTCAGAACTGGGCTTTGATGTTATTCCAATAAACAATAACCCTGATGGAAAAAATATAAATTATAGATGCGGTTCCCTTTTCCCAGGATCTCTTTCAAAGGAGGCTACATCAAAAGGAGCTATTTTTGGTATTGCCTATGACGGAGATTCTGATAGGGCTATTTGGGTGGATAAGGATGGAGAAATTTTTGATGGTGATCACACTCTTCTAATTCAGGCTAAATATTTAAAAGATAAACTTATCTCTCCATTCATCATAGGAACTGTGATGAGTAATTTAGGATTAGAAATTGCTTTAAAAAAGTATGGCTTTAAGCTGATTAGAACTCCAGTGGGAGACAAATATGTACTACAGGAAATGAGGAAGAGAAAATCAAAACTTGGAGGAGAACAATCTGGTCATACAATCTTTCTCGATATTTTACCAACAGGAGATGGAATTGTCACTACTATACAGATGCTGAAAGTAATCGTCGCTGAAAAAAAGTCCCTGAAAGAGCTTTCCTCAGATATGGAGAAATTTCCTCAAATTTTAGTAAATGTAAAAGTCAAGGAGAAAAAACCTTTAAATGAATTGCCTGAAATAGTTAACATCGAAGAAAAAATAAAAAAAGAAATCGGAAAGCGTGGTAGGATTCTTCTCAGATATTCAGGTACAGAGCCTAAACTGAGAATAATGATAGAAGGCGAAAATGAAGAGAAAATCAAAGATTGGGCAGAAGAAATTGCTTCTGCTGTAAAAAATACCTTGGGAGATGAAAAATGAAATTATGTGTGAATGTGGATCATATTGCAACTCTAAGACAGGCAAGAAAAGCAAAAGAGCCAGACCCTGTTTTAGCATCTTTGTTAGCTGAAATTTCTGGAGCTGATGGTATTGTAATCCACCTTAGAGAAGACAGAAGACACATTCAGGAAAGAGACCTTGAAATTTTGCGAAAAGTTGTCAAGACAAAATTAAATCTTGAGATGGCAGCAACTACTGAAATGATAGAAATCGCGGCAAAATACAAACCTGATATTTCTACTCTTGTTCCTGAAAAAAGAGAGGAACTCACCACTGAAGGAGGTCTTAATGTTATTTCCAATTTCAAGGAATTAAAAAATGCTGTTGATAGGTTGAAAAAGGAGGGAATAGAAGTATCTATATTCATCGACCCAGATGTAGAACAAATCAAAAAATGTGGAGAGTTAGGAGCAAATACGATCGAAATCAATACTGGAAAGTACTCAGAAACAGAAACGCTGGAGGAAAGGGAAATGGAACTTCAGAAGATTAAAAATGCCGCAAAAATTGGAAAAGAAATCGGATTCAAAGTTGTAGCGGGTCATGGGCTTGACTATAAAAATGTATCACCAATCGTAAAAATTGGAGAAATAGAAGAGCTAAACATCGGCTTTTCAATCATCGCAAGGTCAGCAATCGTCGGGATCGAGAAGGCAGTAAGAGAAATGAAAGAGCTCATCAGAAGGAAATAATCATTAAAATAAAACGATGCTTTTTTATGAAAATAAGTAAAGTTTTGTAGTAGTCAATAATTAGAGCTGGAAGAGTGACCCTAAAACATGCTGTATTTTCCCCATCAAAGTGTTGTGACACTCAAAATTGTCTTTGTTATTTATTTGTGTCACAACACTTTCCCTATGGGGGCAAGCCCTCCTTAGACGCTTCGCTGAGCACCCCCCCAGACATGGGGAAGACACCTTCCCCATACCCCTTCAGTGTGCTGTCAAAGAACTCCTTTCTCTGGGAAAAGATTTATGGGACAGCACACTTGGAAAATTACAGCTCGGCACTCATGCGTCGCTCTTCTCCCGAAAATGCACGAGAGAAACCATGCCCGCTACGCATTCGTCACGGTTTTCAGGAACCTTCGGTTTCTTTGCCACCCTTCCAGCTCATAAAAATGTTAAGTTGATTTATATTACCACAAAACTTTGAACGCTAAGTTTTTTTATTGATAAATAAATGAAATTAAAAAATACACTAAAAATAGTCTTATTATTTTTATTATTAATTTTCCTCTTAAATTATAAAAAATTTTTTTTCACACCTTATAAAAGTGATGTAAATTCATCCGAACTGGAAGGAGTTATTCATGTTCATTCTATCCTTAGCGATGGAAAATCCGATGTAAAACAGATTTCAGAAGAGGCAAAAAAAGCTGGCCTTGATTTTCTGATCCTCACGGACCATGGTCACCCGAATTTTAAGTCTTTAAAACAGGAAGGAATTCATAACAGTATCTCTGTAATTTCCGGTTCAGAAATCTCTGTCCATGAAGGACATCTTCTTGGAATTGGTTTTGAAGAGCCAACTTATAAATTTTCTCCAGTTGGTAAAGAAGCTATGGAGGATGTAAGAGAAGGGGGAGGAATTTCAATAATAGCTCATCCTAATTCTAAGAAGGTTCCATGGAATGGAAATTTCGATGGAAATTTTAATGGAATTGAAATTATAAATATTGATTCTCAGATGAGAGGTCACAATCTTGTTTCTCTTGTTACTCTTCCTTTTATATATCCAA
This genomic interval carries:
- the atpA gene encoding F0F1 ATP synthase subunit alpha, whose protein sequence is MEIRADEISKIIKSQIENYKLDIDIEEVGIVISVGDGIARIHGLDMVMYNEMLEFPNGVRGIALNLEEDNVGAVLLGETHKIKEGDLIKRTHKIMSVPAGEALIGRVVDPLGNPLDGKGPVKTNVFMPVERIAPGVVDRLPVKEPLQAGIKAIDAMIPIGRGQRELIIGDRQTGKTAIAIDTILNQKNSDVICIYVAIGQKKSTVAQVIKILEDSGAMDYSIVVVASASDPTTMQYLAPYAGCAMGEYFRDRGKHSLLIYDDLSKHAAAYREISLLLRRPPGREAYPGDVFYLHSRLLERAAKLNDHMGGGSLTALPIIETQAGDVSGYIPTNVISITDGQIYLEPDLFNAGIRPAINVGISVSRVGGNAQIKAMKKVAGTLRLDLAQYRELATFAQFGSDLDKATIAQLNRGEKLTEILKQDQYKPYPVENQIVIIYAGTHGFLDDLEIEKINFYEEELYKYIETNFPEIFNELREKKDLDEDLEKRLDLSIKRFTEEFKGRQNK
- the atpG gene encoding ATP synthase F1 subunit gamma translates to MPTLLDYRRKIRSIKNTQQMTSAMKTVSAAKLKRTQKTLLSSRPYSEKLKDVIRSLSSRVVTSLHPLLEVREEKSVDVVIVTGDKGLCGAFNSNIIKFSHEFIEEKTKESKINLILIGKKGRDFFRKRPYPIRHVWIDLFFKINYEKTLDISKKIIELYENRKTDAIYVIYNKFESLIRQKIVWEKLLPVPKWETEEVMIDYIYEPEPREIFNELMPKYVEFLVFNILMESATAEHSARMMAMEQATKNAGDLIENLTLIMNKIRQASITKELIDIMTASEALAKSRI
- the folP gene encoding dihydropteroate synthase, which produces MREIFSIKFKSRQLILGKETKIMGILNVTPDSFSNGGDYFSTEKAIEKGTQMEEEGAEIIDIGGESTRPGSEPTPLEEERKRVIPVLKELRKKVNCFISVDTYKARIAEEAFDWGADMINDISGLRFDKEMIKIIKKESCPFVIMHMKGTPKTMQDNPVYENLFEEIENFFYERINFLSLNEIDLNKVIIDPGIGFGKSYENNLRIIKNLNFLEKFKRPVLIGVSRKSFIGKILNLPPKERVEGSIAASIISVINGAHILRSHDVKSIKRAIKTAEEILYS
- a CDS encoding zinc ribbon domain-containing protein, yielding MSILSSITKLEMLPDKRIFLTIRGKCFNIIFMPIYEFSCNECNEKFEVIILKSDQIIECPKCKGKSLKKLYSPFGIAGGDKFESSVSSSNSCSSCKMTSCSTCD
- the ftsH gene encoding ATP-dependent zinc metalloprotease FtsH, which encodes MNGKKKSTLKSALFWIVTGIIIILLWSLLQSPAKKKQELKFSEFLDEVTLGKINEVTISGSEIKGSYEDGTAFKTTAPPQYNDLVKILREHKVIISVKDTSQSPIFSYIFTWAPLIILVVFWILFMRQMQSGGNKALSFGKSRAKLFSESGKKVTFRDVAGVDEAKEELQEIIEFLKDPQKFQRLGGRIPKGVLLVGPPGTGKTLLAKAVAGEADVPFFSISGSDFVEMFVGVGASRVRDLFDQGKKHAPCLIFIDEIDAVGRERGAGLGGGHDEREQTLNALLVEMDGFDSNEGIILIAATNRPDILDHALLRPGRFDRRIVVNKPDVKGREEILKVHTRKIPLDKDTDLKLIARTTPGFSGADLANMVNEAALNAARYGKKAVQMKDFEHAKDKVLMGAERKSLIISDEEKKNTAFHEAGHALVASVLPEADPIHKVSIIPRGLALGVTQQLPLDDRYTYNKEYLEAQISVLSAGRIAEEIGLGNMTTGAGNDFDVATEIARKMVCQWGMSDLGPITFGERDDLVFLGRDLTMRRDFSEETAQKIDEEVKKIIMRNYERARNILSEKKDKLFKIAETLLEKEVLTSDEINAILETKPKTEKAQRKKTRETSSPEMAGEIPSK
- the cdaA gene encoding diadenylate cyclase CdaA encodes the protein METLLHLLSKFSLADIFDILIVAFLIYNFLLLIKETKAYQMTIGLFIIGFAYIISKLINLRAFNWLIRNFIPYLIFALIVLYQAEIRKFLADIGSKKLFRPFVPKPSEKSIKEISAAVEYLSSQRIGALIGIEREISLKSFAEKGIPINANISKDLIVNIFYPRTPLHDGAIIIQKNKITAAGCLLPFPSHHSYGEELKIKTRHLAAIGLSQETDAIVVVVSEENGSISLASRGNLIRNLTRDELEERMIKLIGIE
- the glmM gene encoding phosphoglucosamine mutase — protein: MSKYFGTDGLRAKAGEFPLDYDSLYIIGQILTEIFEERGIKKNVLIGKDTRESGSWIEASLCSGIKSKNGKVYLAGIIPTSAICYLTRKFNFSAGISISASHNPYEDNGIKIFGSDGIKIEDEIEEEIEKRLIERKRSKIKREEIIEDKKFSSEYFNFLKKVGEGLNGDNLKIVVDCANGAASNFAPILFSELGFDVIPINNNPDGKNINYRCGSLFPGSLSKEATSKGAIFGIAYDGDSDRAIWVDKDGEIFDGDHTLLIQAKYLKDKLISPFIIGTVMSNLGLEIALKKYGFKLIRTPVGDKYVLQEMRKRKSKLGGEQSGHTIFLDILPTGDGIVTTIQMLKVIVAEKKSLKELSSDMEKFPQILVNVKVKEKKPLNELPEIVNIEEKIKKEIGKRGRILLRYSGTEPKLRIMIEGENEEKIKDWAEEIASAVKNTLGDEK
- the atpF gene encoding F0F1 ATP synthase subunit B, producing MKMFTGQHTRLVLVLFIFFSVCSSIDIFGMSEGEAHRSAWFDFLGKTFNFVILFGFIFLLIRKSLINFLKGRGDKIKERIESSENLKKEAEERLRSIERRLERIREEIKGMKKKAEEEGIEEKKKLLKEAEVEREKILRSVKKEIETHAKKAMDELKEYGSQLSIALAEEKMKKTLDKDQQEKIITKVLEDLKEI
- the atpH gene encoding ATP synthase F1 subunit delta; its protein translation is MKSEVVARRYAMGLVRATSSEKEWKIIHGELNKILEIFKSSEELISFLESPFFPRKIKGEVLKKIGEYFNFSEKTKNFLYLVEEKGRVNLLKEIVMSYEDLWYQKKAIHKLEIYSAFLLKTEQKKQIIAKLEKILKGKIISNFKTDPSIIGGLKIKKGNVFYDGTIKGNLIRLKDRITGEKEWKSEQMK
- a CDS encoding CdaR family protein encodes the protein MKNIIKNFFKENIEIKIISIVLAFLIWFTIGKDEKSFSDIYIPVPIELKNIPNNLEIIGTSVKNAEIRIRAPERIIRNLNPDKISLKLNLEKAKEGTQWFKISDEDIIIPEEAEIVKINPSMIQITFDTIQEKYVDIKPVITGKMAKGLKLKSVTVFPNKTKVSGPKTRFKDGMNVKTDSINLSQLNSSIEMKVNIFPPNQYLRLLDDKFVIVKIEIEKTNEE
- a CDS encoding pyridoxine 5'-phosphate synthase, whose amino-acid sequence is MKLCVNVDHIATLRQARKAKEPDPVLASLLAEISGADGIVIHLREDRRHIQERDLEILRKVVKTKLNLEMAATTEMIEIAAKYKPDISTLVPEKREELTTEGGLNVISNFKELKNAVDRLKKEGIEVSIFIDPDVEQIKKCGELGANTIEINTGKYSETETLEEREMELQKIKNAAKIGKEIGFKVVAGHGLDYKNVSPIVKIGEIEELNIGFSIIARSAIVGIEKAVREMKELIRRK